One window from the genome of Cyclobacterium amurskyense encodes:
- a CDS encoding nuclear transport factor 2 family protein: MKTTLTIFLMFLVTMLYAQKQEEASIKNVLTAETTAYMNRDYDAWAAQWDSKNEVSFLVTNAGFRSDNWEEISKSMKEDMENNSNPIKATLETSDFDFSVNGNQAFVIYVQNMKLDGQDYKSYEVRNLHKVKGKWKLAAMVSSKIEE; the protein is encoded by the coding sequence ATGAAAACCACACTCACAATTTTCCTTATGTTTCTTGTTACCATGCTTTATGCTCAAAAACAAGAAGAGGCTTCTATAAAAAATGTTCTGACTGCTGAAACTACTGCCTATATGAATCGAGATTATGATGCCTGGGCGGCACAATGGGATTCTAAAAACGAGGTATCCTTTTTAGTAACAAATGCAGGTTTTAGATCCGACAACTGGGAAGAGATTAGCAAGTCTATGAAAGAGGATATGGAAAACAATTCCAATCCAATAAAAGCTACATTAGAAACTTCTGATTTCGATTTTTCGGTTAATGGAAATCAGGCTTTTGTAATCTATGTTCAAAACATGAAACTCGATGGACAGGATTACAAAAGCTATGAAGTACGAAATCTACACAAGGTAAAAGGCAAATGGAAATTGGCCGCAATGGTCTCAAGTAAAATTGAGGAATAA
- the fdhD gene encoding formate dehydrogenase accessory sulfurtransferase FdhD, which produces MKATDSLVSFSSIHRYNKPDFTELQDLLAVEEPLQIRLEFEQNGEWHKKDLLVTMRSPGNDFDLVTGFLFAEGIIRNHSDILLIRYCQKVKPEEKGNVLIVQFVKGHPIDLKKLGRNFYTNSSCGVCGKTAIEAVKCENGALPLNKQWQIDPETILSIPENLQSSQTAFKYTGGLHAAALYDQNGKLLLLREDIGRHNALDKLIGASMQANIELSKEKIVLLSGRVSYEMAQKAINAGISILLAFGPPTHLAVALAKEKQMTLVGFLKNESFNIYSAEERIKIVGKKIV; this is translated from the coding sequence ATGAAAGCAACAGATAGCCTAGTAAGTTTCAGCAGTATTCACAGGTACAATAAACCAGACTTCACTGAACTACAGGACCTGCTAGCAGTAGAAGAGCCCTTACAAATTCGACTTGAGTTTGAGCAAAATGGAGAATGGCATAAGAAAGATTTGTTGGTAACCATGCGCAGCCCAGGAAATGATTTTGACCTAGTTACTGGCTTTTTATTTGCAGAAGGAATCATCAGAAACCACAGCGATATTCTGTTGATAAGGTATTGCCAAAAAGTAAAACCAGAAGAAAAAGGAAATGTACTGATTGTTCAATTCGTAAAAGGACATCCTATAGACCTCAAGAAACTAGGCAGAAACTTTTATACCAACTCCAGTTGTGGGGTGTGTGGAAAAACGGCAATTGAAGCCGTGAAATGTGAAAATGGAGCTTTACCACTTAATAAACAATGGCAAATAGATCCGGAAACGATCTTATCCATTCCTGAAAACCTACAATCCTCTCAAACAGCTTTCAAATATACCGGGGGACTGCATGCCGCTGCATTGTATGATCAGAATGGTAAACTCTTATTGTTAAGGGAAGATATTGGACGACACAATGCTTTGGACAAACTTATCGGGGCAAGTATGCAAGCCAATATTGAACTGAGTAAAGAAAAGATAGTCTTGTTAAGTGGACGTGTAAGCTACGAGATGGCACAAAAGGCCATTAATGCAGGCATTTCCATTTTACTTGCTTTTGGTCCTCCTACACATCTTGCTGTGGCACTTGCCAAGGAAAAACAAATGACTTTGGTCGGATTTTTAAAAAATGAAAGTTTTAATATCTACAGTGCGGAGGAAAGAATTAAAATAGTGGGTAAAAAAATAGTTTAA
- a CDS encoding FdhF/YdeP family oxidoreductase — MPILPKRKVKISPPAETAAGLKSIQTVAYRIWEETHIGKGVKTLFKLNQPNGFDCPSCAWPDPDADKVSKIAEYCENGAKAVAWEGSSKSIDNSFFEQNSIENLLEKSDHWLEKQGRLTRPMVLKEKDTHYTPITWKAAFELIAAELNALDTPDQAIFYTSGRTSNEAAFLYQCFVRQFGTNNLPDCSNMCHEASGKALTDTVGIGKASVVLNDIPKADLLIVMGQNPGTNAPRMLTAMEELKNKGGKIISVNPLPETGLLQFRHPQKPWEWIGKPTSIHDLHLQVKVNGDLPLLKALLKMLLEAEKQNPGKVFDHAFISEKTTGYQALCAHIEKCKLDQLILESGVPENQIKEAANLLIEKKNIIIAWAMGITQHRNAENTIREIVNILLLKGAIGKPGAGTLPVRGHSNVQGDRTMGIWEKMPERFMQRLGKAFDFQPPKKEGVHAVGAIQAMANGKGKVFMGMGGNFALAAPDTEKVFDGLKQCSLTLHVSTKLNRSHLIHGKTALILPCLGRTEEDISSHGSQFVSTEDTAGRVRMSHGDLPPASPELKSEVAIVCDMARAVLGKNNTTDWEGMKENYELIRDKIEEVIPGFDAYNERVKKAGGFYLPNGARERDFNTADKKARLTINPLNKARNPETPFILMTVRSHDQFNTTIYGYDDRYRGISNSREVVMMNEDDMLQYGCKAGDLVRLTSVFEGEKRVLEGFQVVPYNISQGCLSVYFPEGNVLVALDNNSEESHCPASKYIEVFLEKLDNESNR, encoded by the coding sequence ATGCCTATACTTCCAAAAAGAAAAGTTAAAATCAGTCCCCCAGCAGAAACAGCCGCCGGGCTAAAATCCATACAGACCGTAGCCTATAGAATCTGGGAGGAGACCCATATAGGAAAAGGAGTGAAAACCCTTTTTAAACTTAACCAACCAAATGGCTTTGATTGTCCGAGCTGTGCCTGGCCAGATCCTGATGCAGATAAAGTCTCCAAAATCGCAGAATATTGTGAAAATGGTGCCAAAGCTGTAGCTTGGGAAGGAAGTTCAAAAAGCATTGACAATTCCTTTTTCGAGCAAAACAGCATTGAGAATTTATTGGAGAAATCAGATCATTGGCTGGAAAAGCAAGGTAGGCTCACTCGACCTATGGTATTAAAAGAGAAGGATACGCATTACACACCTATTACTTGGAAAGCTGCCTTTGAACTGATTGCCGCAGAACTCAATGCCCTTGACACACCTGACCAAGCCATTTTCTATACTTCAGGCCGAACTAGCAATGAAGCCGCTTTTCTCTACCAGTGTTTTGTAAGGCAATTCGGCACTAACAACCTCCCAGATTGTTCTAATATGTGCCATGAAGCATCAGGTAAAGCCCTAACCGATACCGTAGGAATTGGTAAAGCTTCCGTAGTGCTAAATGATATTCCAAAAGCAGATTTATTGATAGTGATGGGGCAAAACCCTGGGACCAATGCACCCAGAATGCTTACGGCAATGGAGGAATTGAAAAACAAGGGAGGAAAGATAATTTCAGTGAATCCTTTGCCGGAAACAGGCTTATTGCAATTTCGCCATCCGCAAAAACCTTGGGAGTGGATTGGAAAACCTACATCTATACATGACCTTCACTTACAGGTAAAAGTCAACGGGGACCTACCTTTGTTGAAAGCCTTGCTTAAAATGCTTTTAGAAGCAGAAAAACAAAATCCTGGAAAAGTATTTGATCATGCATTTATCTCAGAAAAAACCACTGGCTATCAAGCGCTTTGCGCGCATATTGAAAAATGCAAATTGGACCAGTTAATCTTGGAAAGTGGCGTTCCTGAAAATCAAATTAAGGAAGCTGCCAATCTTCTTATAGAAAAGAAAAACATTATCATCGCCTGGGCGATGGGCATTACCCAACATAGAAATGCAGAAAACACCATAAGAGAAATCGTAAATATCCTTTTGTTGAAGGGAGCTATAGGAAAACCAGGGGCTGGCACTCTACCGGTAAGAGGGCACTCCAATGTTCAGGGTGACCGAACCATGGGAATATGGGAAAAAATGCCAGAACGCTTTATGCAGCGGTTGGGAAAAGCCTTTGACTTTCAACCTCCTAAAAAAGAAGGTGTTCATGCTGTGGGCGCTATTCAGGCCATGGCTAATGGTAAAGGCAAAGTTTTTATGGGGATGGGTGGTAATTTCGCATTGGCAGCTCCTGATACGGAGAAAGTCTTTGATGGCTTAAAACAATGTTCGCTTACCCTGCATGTTTCTACCAAACTAAATAGAAGCCACCTTATTCATGGAAAAACAGCCCTAATCTTACCCTGCCTAGGCAGAACAGAAGAAGACATTAGCAGCCATGGCTCTCAGTTTGTCAGTACTGAGGACACTGCAGGACGAGTTAGAATGTCACATGGGGACCTGCCACCAGCTTCACCAGAGCTCAAAAGCGAGGTAGCCATTGTTTGTGACATGGCCCGAGCGGTATTAGGTAAAAACAATACCACTGACTGGGAAGGAATGAAAGAAAATTACGAACTAATAAGGGATAAAATTGAGGAGGTCATTCCAGGGTTTGATGCCTACAACGAAAGAGTAAAAAAAGCAGGAGGCTTTTACCTTCCCAATGGTGCCAGAGAAAGAGATTTTAATACAGCGGACAAGAAAGCCCGGCTGACAATAAATCCACTTAATAAAGCCAGAAATCCTGAAACTCCCTTTATACTCATGACCGTAAGAAGTCACGACCAATTTAACACCACCATTTATGGCTATGATGACCGTTATAGAGGGATAAGCAATAGCCGGGAAGTGGTCATGATGAATGAAGATGACATGCTTCAATATGGGTGTAAAGCCGGTGATCTGGTGCGGTTGACAAGTGTTTTTGAGGGTGAAAAACGGGTACTTGAAGGTTTTCAGGTAGTCCCTTATAACATTTCCCAAGGATGCCTATCCGTTTATTTCCCAGAAGGAAATGTACTGGTAGCATTGGATAATAATTCAGAAGAAAGCCATTGCCCCGCCTCAAAATATATAGAAGTATTTTTGGAAAAATTGGATAATGAAAGCAACAGATAG
- a CDS encoding sulfatase, translating into MSPKNILLYCLIFTGLFQSCGTDVQEKKPYNILFIAIDDLRPELGIYGNEIIKTPNLDAIGNSGTIFENHYVQVPTCGASRCSILTGMLPSSRAHLKNSAIEKMMADVPEGERPESFVHHLKRNGYYTVGIGKISHSIEGLVYGYEESPEGAKAEMPYSWDEMLFDAGKWGNGWNAFFGYADGSNRQGKKKQVKPYEAGDVSDEGYPDGLSTQLAIKKLRELADKEEPFFMGLGLFKPHLPFTSPKKYWDLYDRDEIPLSGSPDIPENIDLSSLQRNGEFNQYALGEEKASLEQPLSDEYARKLRHAYYAAVSYSDALVGKVMQELDELGLSDNTIVVVWGDHGWHLGDQRVWGKHTIFETALRSPLIIKVPGQEARRISSEMPVSSIDLYPTLMELTDIPTNFPLDGQSLMPLIKEGKDESREALAFSYFNNGISMRTDKYRLMKYFREETPKIELYDHVNDPLETKNIAAEQPELVEQLLVQLEKGDTGLYSKKNN; encoded by the coding sequence ATGTCTCCAAAAAATATTTTACTCTACTGCCTTATTTTTACCGGTTTATTTCAGTCCTGTGGAACGGATGTACAGGAGAAGAAACCCTACAATATATTATTTATTGCCATTGATGACCTAAGGCCCGAACTGGGTATTTATGGAAATGAAATCATCAAGACGCCCAATTTGGATGCCATAGGTAATTCAGGGACAATTTTTGAAAATCACTACGTTCAGGTGCCTACTTGTGGTGCTTCCCGTTGCAGTATACTTACAGGAATGCTTCCAAGTAGTCGAGCACATCTAAAAAATTCTGCCATTGAAAAAATGATGGCCGATGTGCCCGAAGGAGAACGACCGGAAAGTTTTGTTCATCACCTGAAAAGGAATGGTTATTATACAGTTGGCATTGGCAAAATCAGTCATTCAATAGAAGGTCTTGTTTATGGTTATGAAGAAAGCCCCGAAGGAGCAAAAGCGGAAATGCCTTACAGTTGGGATGAGATGCTTTTTGATGCAGGAAAGTGGGGGAATGGCTGGAATGCTTTTTTCGGCTATGCAGATGGCTCAAACAGGCAAGGTAAAAAGAAACAGGTAAAACCATACGAGGCAGGAGATGTATCTGATGAAGGTTATCCAGATGGACTTTCTACTCAATTGGCCATAAAAAAACTTAGAGAATTGGCGGATAAAGAAGAGCCGTTTTTTATGGGCTTGGGTTTATTTAAACCACACTTGCCATTTACTTCTCCCAAAAAGTATTGGGACTTGTACGATAGGGATGAAATTCCCTTATCAGGGTCTCCGGATATTCCCGAAAATATCGATTTGAGCAGTTTACAAAGAAACGGAGAGTTCAATCAGTATGCTCTGGGAGAAGAAAAAGCCAGTCTAGAGCAGCCCTTATCAGATGAGTATGCCAGAAAGCTTAGGCATGCATATTATGCAGCAGTAAGTTACAGTGATGCCTTGGTAGGTAAAGTTATGCAGGAGCTAGATGAGTTGGGCTTGTCCGATAATACCATTGTTGTCGTGTGGGGCGATCATGGATGGCATCTTGGAGACCAAAGGGTATGGGGTAAACATACCATTTTTGAAACTGCGTTAAGAAGTCCCTTAATAATAAAGGTCCCGGGTCAGGAAGCCCGCAGAATTTCTTCGGAAATGCCTGTCAGCAGTATTGACCTTTACCCGACCTTAATGGAACTAACAGACATTCCTACCAATTTCCCATTGGATGGGCAAAGTCTGATGCCATTGATTAAAGAGGGGAAAGATGAGAGCAGAGAAGCATTGGCCTTTAGTTACTTTAATAATGGTATTTCAATGCGAACAGACAAGTATCGCTTGATGAAATATTTCAGAGAGGAAACGCCAAAAATTGAATTGTACGACCATGTCAATGATCCTTTGGAGACAAAAAATATAGCTGCTGAGCAGCCTGAATTGGTTGAGCAGCTCTTGGTTCAATTAGAAAAAGGAGACACTGGACTGTATTCGAAAAAGAACAATTAA
- a CDS encoding arylsulfatase, with amino-acid sequence MKFIQNSLPIYTLLSAIFLIAAVSCASSKEEEVLEKPNIIYILADDLGYGDLSFLGQTKFKTPNIDKLAAEGMVFTQHYAGTTVCAPSRSALMTGLHTGHTQVRGNRGLNGGQFPLKEGTQTLATLLKEAGYATGAFGKWGLGYPGSEGEPLNQGFDVFFGFNSQTIAHNYYPRELWDNDKIITLEGNQGTEQGQYAPNLIQEKRLAFIEKNKDNPFFMFVPTIVPHAELFAPEEYMEKFLTKTNPEPPYQYESKLGPETYYDGLDDPEHPRYKAGGYGSQAYPHAAFAAMVTLLDDHVGQIVSKLEELNLLENTIVIFTSDNGPHLEGGADPDFFNSNGPFQGYKRDLHEGGIHVPMIVSWPTKVKKGSETDHVSAFWDILPTFSDIVGIETVGTLDGISFLPTLLGADDQPTHSHLYWEFHEKGGKQAIRKGKWKGIKLNVFEGNETIQLYDLEQDPGETKDLASEYPEVVEEIKGLMQSSRTEDSEWPFEEKIERDVKNN; translated from the coding sequence ATGAAATTTATTCAAAATAGCCTACCCATTTATACGCTACTTTCGGCCATTTTTTTAATTGCTGCAGTATCTTGCGCCAGTAGCAAGGAAGAAGAAGTCCTTGAAAAGCCAAATATCATTTATATTCTTGCTGATGACCTCGGCTATGGAGACTTGAGCTTTCTAGGTCAGACTAAATTCAAAACCCCAAATATTGATAAATTGGCGGCTGAGGGAATGGTTTTTACCCAGCATTACGCCGGAACGACTGTTTGCGCCCCTTCCCGTTCGGCACTGATGACAGGTTTACATACCGGACATACACAAGTTAGAGGTAATAGAGGGTTAAATGGAGGGCAATTTCCATTAAAAGAAGGAACACAAACCTTGGCTACTTTATTGAAAGAGGCTGGATATGCAACCGGGGCTTTCGGGAAATGGGGTTTGGGTTATCCAGGATCGGAGGGAGAACCACTAAACCAGGGTTTTGATGTGTTTTTCGGTTTTAACAGTCAGACAATTGCCCATAATTATTATCCTAGAGAGTTATGGGACAATGATAAAATTATAACACTTGAAGGTAATCAGGGTACGGAACAAGGGCAATATGCACCTAACCTTATTCAGGAAAAAAGATTGGCCTTTATTGAGAAGAATAAGGATAATCCTTTCTTTATGTTTGTCCCTACTATAGTTCCACATGCAGAACTTTTTGCTCCAGAAGAATACATGGAAAAATTTCTCACCAAAACAAATCCTGAACCGCCTTATCAATATGAAAGCAAACTTGGGCCTGAAACTTATTATGATGGTTTAGATGATCCCGAACATCCACGATATAAGGCGGGTGGTTACGGATCACAGGCTTATCCTCACGCTGCTTTTGCCGCCATGGTCACCTTATTGGATGATCATGTTGGTCAGATCGTAAGCAAATTGGAGGAATTAAATCTTCTGGAAAACACTATTGTTATTTTCACTTCAGATAACGGTCCACATCTTGAAGGAGGAGCAGATCCGGATTTTTTCAATAGCAATGGCCCTTTTCAGGGATACAAAAGAGACTTGCATGAAGGGGGAATTCATGTGCCAATGATTGTAAGTTGGCCTACAAAAGTCAAAAAAGGAAGTGAAACTGATCATGTTAGTGCTTTTTGGGATATTTTGCCTACATTTTCTGATATTGTAGGAATTGAAACGGTAGGGACTTTGGATGGAATCTCATTCCTTCCCACCCTTTTAGGTGCCGATGACCAACCTACTCATTCCCACCTTTACTGGGAGTTTCATGAAAAAGGAGGAAAACAGGCAATAAGAAAAGGTAAATGGAAAGGAATAAAGTTAAATGTTTTTGAAGGAAATGAAACGATTCAGCTTTATGATCTAGAGCAAGATCCAGGGGAGACTAAAGACTTGGCCAGCGAATACCCTGAAGTAGTAGAAGAAATAAAAGGCTTAATGCAAAGTTCCAGGACAGAGGATTCTGAGTGGCCATTTGAAGAGAAAATTGAAAGGGATGTTAAGAACAACTAA
- a CDS encoding pyrroloquinoline quinone-dependent dehydrogenase — protein sequence MLRTTKSILVLICLAVVFSCSQENNNSKAKDYRTWEHYRASKTAAQFSGLDQINKENVHLLQPAWTFHTGDSKERTPMECNPMIIGKVMYVSSPQLDLIALDAEKGTELWRFDPEVFGQSGGVNRGFFHYKEGERIRIFMAVGYYLFAIDGESGELVSEFGEEGKLDLRKNLGVDPESLSISLSTPGIVFGDLIIIGSATGEGYDASPGHIRAYNAKTGAFEWIFHTIPKEGEVGYDTWRWQEGENYGGTNNWGGLSLDEEQGWVYVSTGSPAYDFYGGNRIGENLFGNSIVALDARTGERKWHYQAVTHDIWDYDLPCAATLVDLPTENGTVKALVQPTKMGELIILDRITGESLLDMEVKNAPPSYVPGEVAHPSQKFNQGITVVRQGLDSTRLTNISAEANAYAKNEFRKYRNEGMYTPPSLEGTITNPATRGGMIWGGASYDPVNQMLYVNANEIPMILQLRNISENQDGKGLNGMLPGRSTYLSNCSNCHGADLQGLTDAFPSLKNIKDRHSRESLAKIITQGNGLMPAFQGFNKEKLNALLDYLLEVEPVSDPIHDIKEEAGATDRYVLQGFRLFTDEEGFPASMPPWGTLNAIDLTTNTIKWKVPLGEYPKLKERGVAPTGTQNFGGCVATAGGLVFMGGTPDEMFRAFDVFTGEILWEYKLPFGAYAVPSIYEVEGRQYVVIAAGGANRLGTPAGDAYVAFALPEN from the coding sequence ATGTTAAGAACAACTAAAAGTATTCTGGTTTTAATTTGTCTAGCAGTAGTCTTTTCTTGTTCACAGGAAAACAATAATTCTAAAGCAAAAGATTACCGTACATGGGAGCATTATCGTGCTTCAAAAACAGCGGCTCAATTTTCAGGTTTGGATCAAATAAACAAGGAGAATGTTCATTTGTTGCAGCCGGCATGGACTTTTCATACGGGTGACAGTAAGGAGAGAACACCCATGGAATGCAATCCAATGATCATAGGGAAGGTCATGTACGTGAGTTCTCCTCAGCTTGATTTGATTGCTTTAGACGCTGAAAAGGGAACAGAACTTTGGCGTTTTGATCCTGAGGTTTTTGGTCAGTCAGGAGGAGTAAATAGAGGCTTTTTTCACTATAAGGAAGGGGAGCGCATTCGCATTTTTATGGCAGTTGGCTATTATCTTTTTGCTATAGATGGTGAATCAGGAGAATTGGTCTCTGAATTTGGGGAAGAGGGGAAGTTAGATTTGCGTAAAAACCTCGGTGTTGATCCGGAAAGCCTTTCTATTTCTCTTAGTACACCTGGGATAGTGTTTGGAGATTTGATAATAATTGGTTCAGCAACAGGGGAGGGCTATGATGCTTCTCCCGGACATATCAGGGCATACAATGCTAAAACGGGAGCTTTTGAATGGATATTTCATACTATTCCTAAAGAAGGTGAAGTTGGATATGATACTTGGCGTTGGCAAGAAGGAGAAAACTATGGAGGCACCAATAATTGGGGAGGATTGAGTTTGGATGAGGAACAAGGATGGGTTTATGTTTCTACCGGTTCACCTGCCTATGATTTTTATGGAGGAAACAGGATAGGAGAAAATCTATTTGGGAATTCCATCGTAGCCTTGGATGCTAGAACAGGGGAAAGGAAATGGCATTATCAGGCAGTTACCCATGATATTTGGGATTATGACTTGCCTTGTGCGGCCACTTTAGTGGATCTACCTACTGAAAATGGTACAGTGAAAGCGCTGGTACAACCTACTAAGATGGGAGAACTGATTATATTGGACAGGATAACAGGGGAATCCTTATTGGATATGGAAGTGAAAAATGCACCTCCTTCCTATGTGCCTGGAGAAGTAGCTCATCCCAGCCAAAAGTTTAACCAGGGAATTACTGTTGTGAGACAAGGCTTGGACAGTACAAGGTTGACAAATATTTCTGCTGAAGCCAATGCTTATGCGAAAAATGAATTTAGAAAATACCGAAACGAAGGTATGTACACTCCCCCGAGTCTGGAGGGAACAATCACCAATCCAGCCACAAGAGGAGGAATGATTTGGGGAGGGGCCTCCTATGACCCTGTCAACCAAATGCTCTATGTCAATGCGAATGAAATTCCCATGATTTTACAGTTACGTAATATTTCTGAAAATCAAGATGGTAAAGGTTTGAATGGAATGCTACCTGGGAGAAGTACTTACCTGTCCAACTGCTCCAACTGTCATGGTGCAGACTTACAAGGCCTAACGGATGCATTTCCTTCCCTGAAAAACATAAAAGACAGACATTCACGAGAATCTTTGGCTAAGATAATTACCCAGGGGAATGGTTTGATGCCAGCATTCCAAGGTTTCAATAAAGAAAAGTTAAATGCGTTATTGGATTACTTGCTTGAAGTAGAGCCTGTATCGGATCCTATCCATGATATCAAAGAGGAAGCAGGAGCCACAGACAGGTATGTTTTACAAGGCTTTCGACTTTTTACAGATGAGGAAGGTTTTCCAGCAAGTATGCCACCTTGGGGTACTTTGAATGCCATTGATTTAACAACAAATACCATTAAATGGAAGGTGCCCTTGGGTGAATATCCTAAATTAAAAGAGAGGGGAGTTGCACCTACCGGAACACAGAATTTTGGGGGTTGTGTAGCCACTGCAGGTGGACTGGTTTTTATGGGAGGGACACCTGATGAAATGTTCAGGGCTTTTGATGTTTTCACGGGAGAAATCCTTTGGGAATACAAACTTCCATTTGGAGCTTATGCAGTTCCTTCAATTTATGAAGTGGAGGGGAGGCAATATGTAGTCATTGCAGCTGGCGGAGCGAATAGGTTGGGCACTCCTGCGGGTGATGCTTATGTGGCATTTGCCTTGCCTGAA